The Patescibacteria group bacterium genome includes a window with the following:
- a CDS encoding aminodeoxychorismate lyase: protein MKKIVFIFLALLFFLIFVFCFVWWKEATKPKDPGFKAFMSFVVPRGSSASQVGKKLQDEGLIRSSLAFKIYFQFQGKSSQIKAGEYQISPSETMQQIVNKLISGPRLFWVTFPEGLRKEEIALKLIKELNIENSPSFYNQFLEESKGKEGFLFPDTYLLPKEITADKFVGLLYNNFLAKTKPLENDIKRTGMSLEQVIIFASIIERETRSESERPIVAGILIKRLKSGWPLQVDASVQYAVATKNCIGFNPDCKWWPILTKNDMDINSPFNSYKFKGLPPTPISNPGISSIKAVIYSKESNYWFYLHDDKGNVYFAKTLEEHQSNIRKYLRK, encoded by the coding sequence ATGAAAAAGATTGTTTTCATTTTTTTAGCTCTTCTATTTTTCTTGATCTTTGTATTTTGTTTTGTTTGGTGGAAAGAAGCCACTAAACCCAAGGACCCTGGTTTTAAAGCATTTATGAGTTTTGTTGTTCCTCGCGGTTCTTCTGCCAGTCAGGTGGGTAAAAAATTGCAGGACGAAGGTTTAATTAGGAGTTCTTTGGCTTTCAAAATTTATTTTCAGTTTCAAGGAAAATCTTCTCAAATCAAAGCAGGGGAGTATCAGATTTCTCCATCTGAGACGATGCAACAGATAGTTAATAAATTGATTTCTGGCCCCCGTCTTTTTTGGGTTACTTTTCCTGAGGGTTTAAGAAAAGAGGAAATAGCCTTAAAGTTAATTAAAGAACTAAATATTGAAAATTCTCCAAGTTTCTATAATCAGTTTCTTGAGGAATCAAAAGGTAAAGAAGGTTTCCTTTTCCCTGATACTTATCTTTTACCAAAAGAGATTACTGCAGATAAATTTGTTGGCCTTCTTTATAATAATTTTCTTGCTAAAACAAAACCTTTAGAGAACGATATTAAAAGGACAGGTATGAGTTTAGAGCAAGTAATTATTTTTGCCTCAATTATTGAAAGAGAAACAAGGTCTGAGAGTGAACGCCCAATTGTGGCAGGAATTTTGATTAAAAGACTTAAAAGTGGTTGGCCTTTACAGGTTGATGCTTCGGTACAATATGCCGTTGCGACAAAAAATTGTATTGGTTTTAATCCTGATTGCAAGTGGTGGCCAATTTTAACAAAGAACGATATGGATATTAACTCGCCATTTAACAGTTATAAATTTAAAGGATTGCCTCCAACCCCAATTTCAAATCCTGGAATCTCTTCAATTAAAGCCGTGATTTATTCAAAAGAAAGCAATTATTGGTTCTACTTGCACGATGATAAGGGGAATGTTTACTTTGCTAAGACTCTAGAGGAACACCAATCAAATATTAGAAAATATTTAAGGAAGTAG